The genomic stretch CGTGAGCGCCTTTCAGAACAAATCCGTCTGGGCGAGCCTCTGGCCCAAGGCCTCTTGCCCCGTACCAGAGTCTCTGGGCTCCAGcccggctctggcttctgaccccGGATGGCAGTGGTAATGACAGAGCCGCTGGGTCCCCGCACCCCACCCACgcggagacctgggttgagtgtCTGACCCGGCTTCACCTCCGGCTTTCCTGAGCTTTGAGAGTCCGCACACAGAGCCGCTCTCGGCCTCGCAACAACGTATTTACAGCAGGCCCTGTTGCacgaaatgtttttatttgaaccATGATCGATCCATTTATcaaggtgttttttaaaaaatttattaatttgaaaatcgGAGgtagaggacaggcagagagagaggtcttccacccactggttcacccacttggccacaatggccagagtgcgctgatccgaagccaggagccaggagcttccaggtctcccacgcgggtgcaggggcccaaggacctgggccatcttccactgctttcccaggccacagcagagctggatcggaagaggagcagccgggactcgaaccagcccacATCCCTGCCAGAGCCAGAAccgcccccccccggggggggggagagcagaggaggcagTGCCCGGCCTGGGGGGGGCAGTgcagcctggggcgggggccgGAGATGCTCAAGCCCACTCAGGGAGGCCTTCATCCCACGTCCTGCGGCCCTGCCGGGCTGCTCCAGGGACCGGTCAGCGGCTCCTCGGCCGTCGCTCACATCCATGGAGCCCAACCTTGCAGGGATGGCAGAGCTGAGGGAACCCCAGCCCGTCCGCGGGGGGCAGGAGCGCCTCCATCTCCCCAGCAGCTGGCGCTGGgcctggagccgggagccgggaactccacccaggacttgggctggaggagccagaactggacccGGTCCCGAGTGGTGCTGAAGCCACGGTGCCAGTCAGCGCTGCCCTGAACTGGATCCTGGTGAGGAGCAGCAGACGGGGGCCGCGGGCACCGGGCCGCACCCGGGGGTcactgccagcccagccccagccggggCACAGCCGGGCCCACCTGGGGGTcactgcagcccagccccagcccgtgcACAGCGGGGCCGCACCCGGGGGTCACTGCAGCCCAGCCTGTGCACAGCCGGGCCCACCCGGGGGTCACTGCAGCCCCAGCCGGTGCACACCGGGCCCACCTGGGGGGtcactgcagccccagccccagccggggCACAGCGGGGTCCACCCGGGGGTCACTGCAGCCCCAGCCCGTGCACAGCGGGGCCGCACCCGGGGGTCACTGCAGCCCAGCCTGTGCACAGCCGGGCCCACCCGGGGGTCACTGCAGCCCCAGCCGGGGCACAGCCGGGCCCACCCGGGGGTcactgcagcccagccccagccggggCACAGCCGGGCCGCACCCGGGGGACACTGCAGCCCCAGCCGGTGCGCAGCCGGGCCCACCCGGGGGTcactgcagcccagccccagccggggCACAGCCGGGCCGCACCCGGGGGGTcactgcagcccagccccagccggggCACAGCCGGGCCCACCCGGGGGTCACTGCAGCCCCAGCCGGGGCACAGCCGGGCCCACCCGGGGGTcactgcagcccagccccagcccgtgcACAGCCGGGCCCACCCGGGGGTCACTGCAGCCCCAGCCGGTGCGCAGCCGGGCCCACCCGGGGGTcactgcagcccagccccagccggggCACAGCCGGGCCGCACCCGGGGGGTCACTGCAGCCCCAGCCCGTGCACAGCCGGGCCCACCCGGGGGTcactgcagcccagccccagccggggCACAGCCGGGCCGCACCCGGGGGGTCACTGCAGCCCCAGCCCGTGCACAGCCGGGCCCACCCGGGGGACACTGCAGCCCCAGCCGGTGCACACCGGGCCCACCTGGGGGGTCACTGCAGCCCCAGCCGGGGCACAGCGGGGTCCACCCGGGGGtcactgcagccccagccccagccggggCACAGCGGGGTCCACCCGGGGGtcactgcagccccagccccagccggtgCGCAGCGGGGCCGCACCCGGGGATCACTGCAGCCCCAGCCGGGGCACAGCGGGGTCCACCCGGGGGtcactgcagccccagccccagccccagccggggCACAGCGGGGTCCACCCGGGGGtcactgcagccccagccccagccggggCACAGCGGGGCTTTTCCTCGGGAACTGTCGGCGGGGGCGGGCTAAGGCCCTCGTGTCTcccacgctgggaggcagccggggaCGCGCAAGTACCGGGCCTGGAccgtgcatctggggagtgaaccggcggggGGAGACctgacctctctgtaactcggcctttcaaacaaagattaaagaaagaaaaagctgcaGGCCCCTCTAGTCCACCCCGGGGGTCCTCACGACCCCCTCGCGCTCCGCCGCCGCATGGGCAGCTGTGTCCCCGCCGAGGTGCGCCTTGCCGAGCGCGGAGCCCCGGCCCCGCAGGCGCCCGCCTCGAGGACCACGCCGCCCGGCGGGACGCGCCCACGAGGCCCGGCCCGCAAGATGGCGCCCGCGGCGCACGCGCACCCTGGCCGCAGCGCTCCCGCCGCGCATGCGCAGCGCCGCCGGCCCGCCCGGCGAGAGCGGAAGTCGCGTTGACCCCGGAAGTGACAGGCGGGCGGACGGGCGGACGGGCGGGGCGGCGGACGACGTTCGTCATCTGCTGCGGGAGGGAGCGCGAGAGCTACGCGGTCGAGCCCTCCGGTGAGTGGCCCCtgcggggccgcggggccgcgcGGGTGGGCAGCGGGCCGGGCGcgccggcggcggccgcgggggcgggggaggagccgCCTTTGtccgcccgccccgccctgcgCCCGCGGCGGGTctcggcggggcgggggctgcggcggcggccgGCGCGGGGCGGGCCCGGGCGGGGCGGCGGCCGCGTGCAGGGGGCCGGGCGCGAAGCCCCCTCCCGGCGCCGCCGGCCCGGCACCCGGcgccgccccgcccgccgcccggattgcgggccccgccccggcccgcgctGCCGGTCCGTGCGCCGCGCCCCGCCCGGAGCGGCCCGGTGGGCGGCCGGGGGCGCCGCAGCCCCTCCGGGACTCGGGCGGGCCGTGGTGCGGGAGGTCAGCGCCCCGCGCAGCCCGGAGCGGCTGCCGGCGGCCACAGCCCTGCGCGCCCGCAGGTGTCCAGGCGGCGAGCGGCGAGCATGGCTGAGCAGGAGCCCACGGCCGAGCAGCTGGCGCAGATCGCGGCGGAGAACGAGGACGACGAGCACTCGGTCAACTACAAGCCGCCGGCGCAGAAGAGCATCCAGGAGATCCAGGAGCTGGACAAGGACGACGAGAGCCTGCGCAAGTACAAGGAGGCGCTGCTGGGCCGCGTGGCCGTGGCCGCGGGTGAGTGCGAGTGGCCGCGGGGCGCctgcgcgccggccgcggcgggcgGGGGTCTCACCGGCGGCTCTCCCCAGACCCCAGCGTGCCGAACGTCGTCGTGACCCGCCTGACCCTGGTGTGCAGCACGGCCCCGGGCCCCCTGGAGCTGGACCTGACCGGTGAGTGCGGGCCCGCGGCCCTGGGTGGGGCTGGCTGCCGCCCTGTGGCTTCCGCTGGAGGCGGCGGTGCGGGGCTGCCCCCTGGCGGGCCCTGGCGGAAGTGCGCTCGTGTGCTCCCCGGACAGGAGACCTGGAGAGCTTCAAGAAGCAGTCGTTCGTGCTGAAGGAGGGCGTGGAGTACCGGATAAAGATCTCCTTCCGGGTAAGGCCGGGCCGCGgcgcgggggcgcggggccgCTGACCGCGCTGACCGCGCTGACCGCGCTGACCCCGCCCTGGTGCCCGCAGGTGAACCGAGAGATCGTGTCCGGCATGAAGTACATCCAGCACACCTACAGGAAAGGCGTCAAGAGTGAGTGCGGGTGGGGCAGCGCGCGTGGCCACGCCCTCCGGGGCGAGAGGGGgcgggcctgggagggagcaggagcgGCCACGCCccgtgggaaaggggagggacgCGTGTGGCCACGCCCCCGGGGAGGGCGGGGCGCCGAGGCCACGCCCCGCGCCCCTGacggcgccccgcgccccgcagtCGACAAGACCGACTACATGGTGGGCAGCTACGGGCCGCGGGCCGAGGAGTACGAGTTCCTGACGCCCATGGAGGAGGCGCCCAAGGGCATGCTGGCGCGCGGCAGCTACAACATCAGGTCCCGCTTCACGGACGACGACAAGACGGACCACCTGTCCTGGGAGTGGAACCTCACCATCAAGAAGGAGTGGAAGGactgagccccccccccaccgAAGTGCTGACAGGGCCCCCCCCGCGGCCCTCCCCCCTCGGCCCTCCTGCGCCCACAGGCCCCCGCCCGCGGTGGTCTGCCGTTGCTGCTTCTGCCTGTGCTGCCGGGCGGGAGGCCCCGGCCCGAGTCTCCCCTGCCCGCTGTGTCCCCCCaggtcccctccccctgccacgcCCGCGGCCCTGGCCCTTAGGAGGGAGCGGGGCGGCCCGCGCGGGAGCTGGGGTGCGTGAGGCAGCCCCGTCCATTTCCCGGCCAGTTCATCTGTCGCTCAGTACCGTCTAACCATGATGCCTTAACGTGTGGAATGCGTCCCGGGAGCTGCCATTCACTCCCCGTGTCTGCCCCGCCCACCGCCCCTGCGACAGGGGAGGGGCGCCAGTgccacctccctgccccccagcccccgggcctggccagcCGACCCCTGTCCCCCGGCCGCTGGGGCGAGCCACGTTGCCAAACGCCAGGCACTTCCTGTCCCGTGGGGGGCAGGCGTCCCacacctctgcctgccctgtcccagcagccagcactgacCCCTTCCCCGCAGAGCCCCCGGCAGACAGCGCGGCCGAGCCTTCCTGCTCTCCGGACCGCAGTATTTATTGCCTCTGTTCGTGCCGTCCTGGGCCCTCCCGGACCCTGCAGGACGAACCTGGGACCAAGTGCACACCGCTGGGGGCCGTCCCCGTGCCTCCCCCCAGTCTCTGTGTGGCGTCTGCCGGGCTCGGCCTCCACAGCCACAGGAGCCCCCGCTTCTCCTCCCCCAACTGGGAAATAAACTGCCCCGAGGACCCACGTCTGCTCGTCCAtccttggggtgggggtgtccctgGGCAGCGTTGACCACGGTGCGGGAAACCATGGGGATGCTTGGGGCAGAAGTCTGCACGGGGTCCAGCCTCTGGCCCTGTCAGCCCAGGAGATAGAcccggggctggggtgcaggcaggggaggccacagccaggggcctacaggggcccaaggaggaaGTGGGCGGGGGAGAGGGTTCCTGCCCAGGTGGGAGGGCGGGCAGTGGCCCAGGTACCTGAAGAGACCCAGTTCCAGAAACCCTGCCCTGACGCCGCTGTGAGATCGCCGCTGTCTGGGGGCCTGAGGTtaccctggcccagctgctgtgcctgcagggctggcgtgGCCGGGGCCTCCACTTTGACCACACCTGTGCTGGGGTGGCTTCCACAAGACCCCGGCCATCCCAGCTTGTCCCCTGGGGCCATGAGGAGCTATCCAACGGCAGCAACACAGGctcaggccctgtgctgtgggggccaaggccctagcaggctgctgctgagcaccccgccccacccacaGGGCCCCAGGCGCTGCCCGCGGCCCAGCTGGCTTCCTGGAAGACAGTGGGGGCTCCGGGGCTCCACCGCTCCCCCAGCTCTAGCATTCACCCGGTCGTCCAGGCACACTGCCAACGGCCAGGACTTTGCTCCGCTCCTCCCTGCCACAGGACACCAGGGTGGCACCTGCCGAGTGGGTGACGTGTCTCTCAGGTCCCAAGTCGAACCTGAGCCTCCTGCTTCCCCTCAGCCAGGcgtgcccaggcccctgcccaccGCCCTCCCACGGCTGCCAAGTGTCCACCGTGGGCGTTAGGTAAGGGGCTGAAACCCCCGAGGATCCGCACACCCAGCATCGTCCTGCACTACGGCCCTCGCTCACCACTGCCCCACACCCCCGGGTGCCAGGAGCTGCCCCTGTCGCCTCTCGCAGAGGGCGGGCGAGGGACTGGCGCTCAGCCAGGATTCCACGGGTGCCTTCTCAGCGTGAGACTCCCGGGCTGACGTCCTGGAGATCCCGTGGCCCAGACGCTTCTGTCCACCGCGTGGGCACCCACCCCCGAGGTGCAGCCCTGCAAGATCCCTGGGCCCACGCACGCTTCCCCCCagcagcacctgccccacctcccaggcCTGGGGGGGTTTCTGGgcctcccctccagctccccaAGAACCGACTCTGTGCAGCGTGTGATACACAGGCCTTAGTCCTGGTCAGGCTCCCGGCTCCCGTGGCTCCGCTCAGCCATGGCCACCGGACCGCAGGGCACACAGCCCAGAACCAGCCTGAGGCTCGGCCGCGGCTGCCGGGACCCCGGCCTGCTCTGGGCGCCTGGTCCCGTGTCCAGCGTGAGCACCCCTCCCTCACGCCTTGCCCTGTGCGCTGGGGCCAGGCTACCACGAGGCCACGCAAAGGAAGCGAGCTCGGCCCCGGCGAGGACACCCCAGGCTGCCGGTTGCGGTTTGCGAAAACCGTTCGCGGTGGCCGGAAAGACGTTGGAGCCAGGCGGCACAGCGGAAGCAACCGGCAGCCGGCCGCGCGGCGGGGGAGCCCGCACCCGGCCCGGGCCCGCGGGGGAGCGTCGCCAGCAGGTGCGAGCCAGCGGGAACCGGCCCGGCTCCACTCTGGCGGAGGTCCTGGTCGGGGAGACGGGAAACTCGCTCTCCAAGTACCCGGCCGGCACCCTGCTCCGCCGccgggggaggcagcagagggcgcCCGGGCCCCACgggggacagcaggcctggccacgGCGGCCGCTGGGGGCCGGGCCAGCAGCTGCAGTCTGTCCCCCTCGCTCGTCCCAGTAgatctttaacacacacacacaacgtgTCCACAAACTCAGGCGTCTACACCGCGAACTGGGGTCCCGGGGAGAGCCCCCGCCCGCGGCTCCTGGGAGCTGCGGCCCAAAGAAAAGTGACCGCGCGCAAGGGGCGGACAGAGGAGCGCGGGCCTCCCCGAGGCTCGGCGTGCGAGAAGCTCGGCCGCGTGCTCCACGCCAGCACCGCGTCCCGCACCCGCACGGCCCCGCCGCCGCGCGACCCGCGACTCCCAGGCAGGCGCCGCACGGGCGGCACGCGCGCCGGAAGTGGCGTCACCCAGCTTCCGGCCTGCGGCCCCGGGGGCGGTGCCAGTTAGAGGTACGCGGTCCAGTCAGAATGCAACACGAGGGGTTTCGGGGGCGCAGGCGCGGCTCCGCCCCCCGGCCAGGGGCCCCGCCTCACTGCCACGTTCGACGAAGGGACGCGCAGGGTGCGCGCACCTCTCGGCCAATCAGGAGCCGCCGAGCCCGGGCTGCCGAAAGCAGCAGCCATTCCAGGCCCGCGAAAGGTGTGCGAGACGGCCACCAGTCAGAAGTCGAGGGAGAGAAAGTTCTCCTCCGGGAACCAATGAGGGGCTGGGGAACAGGGCGAGCGCGAGCTCCTCGGCCAATCGCGGGCGGGGGCGAGGTCGGCCTCCGCAGCGTTTCCGAGTCCGGGGCCAGACCTGGTGCGGCCGTCCAATCCAAGCACGGCGAGGGCGGGCCCCGGGGCCTGCGCGCCAATCGGAGGCCGGCCTGGGCGGCGCGGGCGCGCCTgggcgggcgcgggcgggcgcgcgcgggcgggggcgggcgcggcCGCGGCCCGGATTTATAAAGGCGAGGCCGGGGCCGTCGCGCGCTCTCGTCGCCTCGGCTGTCCCGGCGGCGCCAACCGAagcgccccgcccgccgccgaGATGCTGCGCCGCGCCGTGCTGTGCCTCGCCCTGGCCGTGACGGCCCGGGTGGGCGCCGAGGCGCCCGAGGAGGAGGACAACGTCCTGGTGCTGAAGAGCAGCAACTTCGCCGAGGCGCTGGCGGCCCACCGGCACCTGCTGGTGGAGTTCTGTGAGTGCCGGGCCGGGCCGCGGCCTGGCGAGCGCTCCCCTCCGGCGCGCCCCCGCGAGCAGCCCGGCCTCCCGGGGTGGCCGCgcggccgggggccggggcggtGCCCGTGTGCCGGACGAGCGCACGGCGGGGCCCCCGGCCAGGGCAGGAAAAGCAGGCCGGGCCCGGCTTAGTCACCTGCGCCGAGCCCTGGCCGGCCCTCCACCTGCCG from Lepus europaeus isolate LE1 chromosome 18, mLepTim1.pri, whole genome shotgun sequence encodes the following:
- the ARHGDIA gene encoding rho GDP-dissociation inhibitor 1; this encodes MAEQEPTAEQLAQIAAENEDDEHSVNYKPPAQKSIQEIQELDKDDESLRKYKEALLGRVAVAADPSVPNVVVTRLTLVCSTAPGPLELDLTGDLESFKKQSFVLKEGVEYRIKISFRVNREIVSGMKYIQHTYRKGVKIDKTDYMVGSYGPRAEEYEFLTPMEEAPKGMLARGSYNIRSRFTDDDKTDHLSWEWNLTIKKEWKD